One Antedon mediterranea chromosome 1, ecAntMedi1.1, whole genome shotgun sequence genomic window, ttaatatcctattttaatatcacataatatttattcactttaaccaaaaattggattgaaaagttatttaaattatttacttgAACACATAGAAAACTGTAATTTAGGCTAAAGCAAAACATATCCAAATTGGCTGTCGACCAGACAATAGATTTATGGTTGaatttcacaatttattttgtcattttataagtgaaaacatttgttttcttacggaagtgattaatttgattaaaactacaaaataacctattcaaagtcggatttaatttatcttaattttttaattctttggggaaaatatatttataattaaacaaggccatatagatggctgcagtcgcatgcCGAAGTTAGTTTTTACCGACCGactgaccgaccaaccgacagaccgacatagtgagctgtggAGTCACGTTGCACGCGAATAAAAACGTTATGGttcaaaattgttgtttttcttatttaaaaatcatgtttAGATATTATAAAAGACAGTTCACTGAAAGATGCAGTAGACCATCTAGCTGAAGGCATAGAAGATGTACTCCAAACCATGCTTGACATGATGGGGCAACAGCTTCAAGGCCATGAAGACAAAATCCTTGGCAGATTAGATGAAATCGACGAGAAGATTAACGACATCCAGCAATGCTCTTGCTCGAGTAAGTATTTCACAAATGAACCGTCTATGAATACAGTTTACATCTTAGTATCAAAAGATAAAGATTTTTCGATATGTTCGGGTGAGAGCATACCGAGTGGCAATAGGCCGGATAGCAAAATGTGAGGCGATAGTATAAATCCTATGTGCTCCCAAGATCGTTTTTGTCAGTAGAAACAGAAAGCAATTACCTATCAATTATAAactgtataattattactaTTCATTGGATAACGACATGTTCCTCAATTCATAatgatggttttttttttcttttttcattcatttagaGCGCTTTAGGGTGTTCTACGCGGCAGATGGACGGTATACGCTGAATTTTGAACAAGCGAAACAAAAATGTGTTGAGAACGGTGCAGTAATTGCCACTCCCAATCAGTTACAAGCAGCATATTCTTTTGGATTTGACCATTGCAACTTTGGGTGGTTGTCAGATGGCACCGTTCGATACCCAATCACAATGCCACGAGTAGGATGTGGAGAGGGACCTCCTGGCGTTCGAAGCTTGGGAACACAGGATAAGAGTAAAACTTAcgatgtttattgttttaagtaacCAAACTAATAGGaacaataaacataaacatattattgataattattatcttATGTTGTATTAGCATTTAGGCGTATAATCATCATTACAAAAACGTTCTGATAAGATAAGAGTAAAACTtactttgtttattgttttaagaaTCCATCAAAACTTATCTagtaatacaatattatcaatgatattttgattaatatatacgttctttaataaacatttatgaaaGATTTACAAGATGTATGTTTACTTTTTGACATATGTACTggttataaaattattttacttagtTATTAGCCTTAGCGTAGTAGTCTGTTGACAGCGCGAGGTGAAAAAGATGAGACGCTCACGCTATCAAAAGATGATTGCAAGGGTACCCTGCACGACATTTCGGTTGTTAATAGGGGGTTTTCGCATGAACGTAAACGTTAACTGTAACACTATCTCCGCTCATTTTGTAAACAGATCGATCTGCGCGTGCGCAAGCAATACGAAAAACTTTACGTACGTCGAGAACCTTATTTCTGAAAATAGCGTCAATGAAAAATAACCAAAGGGTATCGAAACATGGAAGAATCATTACATTTCTGCAAAATGTTTAAGAAAACACatgataaatttaaataataatttatgtttttacttAAGCTAAACAATAACAATTGTTCAACGAAATTTTTCAGCCAATATGCATGGTAAAACAAGCCAAGGTATTCCATGAGTTGttctaaaaaactgtaattaaagcaaaacatagTTAAATTGACTGGAATTCAATGGG contains:
- the LOC140049438 gene encoding hyaluronan and proteoglycan link protein 1-like, which translates into the protein MLDMMGQQLQGHEDKILGRLDEIDEKINDIQQCSCSKRFRVFYAADGRYTLNFEQAKQKCVENGAVIATPNQLQAAYSFGFDHCNFGWLSDGTVRYPITMPRVGCGEGPPGVRSLGTQDKSKTYDVYCFK